The sequence TTCGTCCCTGCGCTCACCGGGTGCCTGGGCGTAAGCGACGCCGGAAGCAAGCATCAGTCCGATAGCTGCGGTCGATAACATCAAGTGCCTGCGCATGTCCCTCTCCTCAAAATCACAACAACAGACGCGAACGTTCTGTGGGTGCGAAGGTTCCTGAGCAGGAACGAGGAGGTATCAGGCCGGGTTCACATCGCATCCTTCAGCGTGAGACGGGCGGTGAAGGTCACGCTGGTCTTGCCGACCAGCGCCATGCCTTCGACCTCGGCGCCACCGGCGGAATAGTGCCCCGAAAAGCCGCAGGTGACCTCGCGGCCGGCGAATGCGAGCGTCCTGCCGACGGCTTCAGTATGCTGATTGACGATCATGTCGCCGCGCCACTTGCCGTTCCGGAACGTGTAGCTGCCGGTGTAGTAGAAATAGCTGTCCCCACCCATGATGCGCCCGTCGCAGAGCATGACCACGCCCCTGGCTTGTCCGCGCTTGCCGTCACGCATCTCGATGTCGAAGATGTAGAGGCCGTTGACGACCCCGGCGTCCGCACCCGCCTCTGCTCCATCCCCGGCCGACATCGCTCATCTCCCATGTCGATCCGCCGTCCCGATCAGGTCGGCACGTTCCGTTCGAGATCCTCGAGCCACGCCGCGGCGCTCGCATCCGACGGCGCGCGCCAGTCGCCGCGCGGCGACAGCGAGCCGCCGGCCGAGACTTTCGGCCCGTTCGGCATCGCCGAGCGTTTGAACTGGCTGAAGGCGAAGAAGCGGCGCAGGAACACTTCGAGCCAGCGCCGGATCTCGGCTAGCTCGTAGGCTTTGCGCCGATCGGTCGGGAAGGCCGGCGGCCACTCCCCTTTGGCGGCGTCCTTCCAGGCATGCTGCGCCATGAAGGCGATCTTGGACGGACGCATGCCGAAGCGCAGCGTATAGAACAGGTTGAAATCCTGCAGCTCGTAGGGCCCAACGGCCGCTTCCGTGCTCTGCGGCTTCTCGCCGGCCTCCACCGGCACGAGCTCCGGCGAGATCTCCGCCGTCAGGATCGCGCCGAGCGTGCGGTTGACGTCGTCACTGAACTGTTTCGAAGAGATCACCCAGCGGATCAGGTGCTGGATCAGCGTCTTCGGCACGCCGGCATTGACGTGGTAATGCGCCATCTGGTCGCCGACGCCATAGGTGCACCAGCCGAGCGCGAGCTCGGAGAGATCACCGGTTCCGATGACGATGCCACCATGATGGTTGGCGAGCCGGAACAGATAATCCGTGCGCAGGCCCGCTTGAACGTTCTCGAAGGTGACGTCGTAGACCTTCTCGCCCTTGCCGAAGGGGTGGCC comes from Bradyrhizobium sp. CCGE-LA001 and encodes:
- a CDS encoding GrlR family regulatory protein, with the translated sequence MSAGDGAEAGADAGVVNGLYIFDIEMRDGKRGQARGVVMLCDGRIMGGDSYFYYTGSYTFRNGKWRGDMIVNQHTEAVGRTLAFAGREVTCGFSGHYSAGGAEVEGMALVGKTSVTFTARLTLKDAM